In one window of Kitasatospora sp. MMS16-BH015 DNA:
- the cofD gene encoding 2-phospho-L-lactate transferase, which yields MRIVALAGGIGGARFLRGLKDVITPDDEITVIGNTGDDIHLYGLKVCPDLDTLMYTLGGGIHEEQGWGRAEETWSIKAEMKAYGVGPEWFGLGDKDFATHIVRTQMLAAGYPLSAVTEALCDRWQPGVRLLPMTDDRVETHVRITEQGALRVVHFQEYWVKLHAAVDAEAIIPVGAETAKPAPGVLEAIAAADVILLPPSNPVVSIGTVLAVPGIRAAVAAAPAPVVGLSPIVGGAPVRGMADKVLAAVGVEATAAAVALHYGAELLDGWLVDTADAAAVEPVTAAGITCRAVPLLMTDAEATAAMARAALELAEQERGAR from the coding sequence ATGCGCATCGTGGCACTGGCAGGCGGGATCGGTGGGGCGCGTTTCCTGCGCGGCCTCAAGGACGTGATCACGCCGGACGACGAGATCACCGTCATCGGCAACACCGGCGACGACATCCACCTCTACGGGCTCAAGGTCTGCCCCGACCTCGACACCCTGATGTACACCCTCGGCGGTGGCATCCACGAGGAACAGGGCTGGGGCCGGGCCGAGGAGACCTGGTCGATCAAGGCCGAGATGAAGGCGTACGGGGTCGGCCCCGAGTGGTTCGGCCTCGGCGACAAGGACTTCGCCACCCACATCGTCCGCACCCAGATGCTGGCCGCCGGCTACCCGCTGAGCGCCGTCACCGAGGCGCTCTGCGACCGCTGGCAGCCCGGCGTCCGGCTGCTGCCGATGACCGACGACCGCGTCGAGACGCACGTGCGGATCACCGAGCAGGGCGCCCTGCGGGTCGTCCACTTCCAGGAGTACTGGGTCAAGCTGCACGCCGCCGTGGACGCCGAGGCGATCATCCCGGTCGGCGCCGAGACCGCCAAGCCCGCACCCGGCGTGCTGGAGGCCATCGCGGCGGCCGACGTGATCCTGCTGCCGCCGTCCAACCCGGTGGTCTCGATCGGCACCGTGCTCGCCGTCCCGGGCATCCGGGCCGCCGTGGCCGCCGCCCCGGCCCCGGTGGTCGGGCTCTCCCCGATCGTCGGCGGCGCCCCCGTGCGCGGCATGGCCGACAAGGTGCTGGCCGCCGTCGGTGTCGAGGCCACCGCGGCGGCCGTCGCGCTGCACTACGGCGCGGAGCTGCTGGACGGCTGGCTGGTGGACACCGCCGACGCGGCCGCCGTCGAGCCGGTCACCGCCGCCGGGATCACCTGCCGGGCCGTCCCGCTGCTGATGACCGACGCCGAGGCCACTGCGGCGATGGCGCGGGCCGCGTTGGAGCTCGCCGAGCAGGAGCGGGGCGCCCGGTGA
- a CDS encoding WhiB family transcriptional regulator, translated as MSELFELLIGEGIEEEEEELGWQERALCAQTDPESFFPEKGGSTREAKKVCLACEVRSECLEYALANDERFGIWGGLSERERRRLKKSAV; from the coding sequence ATGAGCGAGCTCTTTGAGCTGTTGATCGGTGAGGGCATCGAGGAGGAAGAGGAAGAGCTCGGTTGGCAGGAGCGCGCGCTGTGCGCCCAGACCGACCCGGAGTCCTTCTTCCCCGAGAAGGGCGGCTCCACCCGCGAGGCCAAGAAGGTCTGCCTCGCCTGTGAGGTCCGTTCCGAGTGCCTCGAGTACGCCCTCGCCAACGACGAGCGCTTCGGTATCTGGGGCGGTCTCTCCGAGCGCGAGCGTCGTCGGCTCAAGAAGAGCGCCGTCTGA
- a CDS encoding cysteine dioxygenase family protein, translated as MSDISIAGDPLAFPHLARTDLPAHPTTVAGYARLVREIAADTERWAPLVRYDALTRWYARLETGPGYEVWLLSWLPGQSSGFHDHGPAAGVMTVVQGELVERSLTEAGEGVRTLRPGAQRVFSTGYLHEVVNPALEPAVSIHLYSPGLVEMNQYGAQAAGSQVAGSQTTDAHAEGVGEPRV; from the coding sequence CTGAGCGACATCAGCATCGCCGGTGACCCGCTGGCCTTCCCGCACCTGGCCCGCACCGACCTGCCCGCCCACCCGACCACCGTCGCCGGGTACGCCCGGCTGGTCCGCGAGATCGCCGCCGACACCGAGCGGTGGGCCCCGCTGGTCCGCTACGACGCCCTGACCCGCTGGTACGCCCGGCTGGAGACCGGCCCCGGCTACGAGGTCTGGCTGCTCAGCTGGCTGCCCGGCCAGAGCAGCGGCTTCCACGACCACGGCCCGGCGGCCGGCGTGATGACCGTCGTCCAGGGCGAGCTGGTCGAGCGCTCGCTGACCGAGGCCGGCGAGGGCGTGCGGACGCTGCGGCCCGGCGCACAGCGGGTCTTCTCCACCGGGTACCTGCACGAGGTGGTCAACCCCGCGCTGGAGCCCGCCGTCTCGATCCACCTCTACTCCCCCGGCCTGGTCGAGATGAACCAGTACGGCGCGCAGGCCGCAGGTTCGCAGGTCGCAGGTTCGCAGACCACCGATGCGCACGCCGAGGGCGTCGGCGAGCCCCGGGTCTGA
- a CDS encoding glycosyltransferase family 2 protein: protein MTVHSHQSGFAAARPPAYPRHLVTAVIVSHDGARWLPQALAGLLGQDRQVQRILAVDTGSTDTSPQLLRDTLGDWLPESGPLVLGRRAGFGNAVGQAVQSAPPLRPEDLPYSLDPSGYDPVTGGWDDFGDPLGAEDELGRSGPRETRPVEWLWLLHDDCEPQTDALRRLLQVADTTPSAAVIGPKLRSWYDRRQLLEVGVTIARSGRRWTGLDRREQDQGQHDQVRPVLAVSTAGMLVRRDVFEELGGFDQALPLMRDDTDFCWRVNAAGHRVVVAPDAVLRHAEAASRERRSIDTGTTHPHRVDKAGAVFTLLANSKGSLFPYVLLRLVFGTVFRVIADLVGKDPRRAFDELAGLGHELVRLPRILAARKRRARTRSGDPLDDRSLFPAPGATARLAVEQAVSSLGIGGGGDESGAGRHGTAESGPGDEDADDLVIEQFALLKKLARRPAPLLFTALLVFALFACRGLLGSGDLLGGALLPASEGASGLWRMYAEGWHPVGTGSTAGSPPYLAVLAVLSSVLLGHADLAVTLLVVLAVPLAAVSAYLVSRPLIESKLVRAWASAAYALLPATAGALAQGRIGTLVLAVLLPPLARAAAVTAGLGIRAETAARGGRPGWRSTWMTVLMLTVCTAFVPLTWAIAVPLSLAALAHAVLRGGAFGSGAEAVRLLGLRVLVILGVPVLVLAPWSLGVLSHPSRLLLEAGLPGLTGSPATAAGLVLVNPGGAGVPPVWLSAGVVLAALAALLRADRRRAVLAAWGAAGAGLLFAVAVAGTAVTPASGGPAEPAWAGPATLLAGVALLAAAAIGADGANARVAGISFGWRQPVAAVIVAGAVLAPFGTAVWWAVTGAAGPLGRSTEAQVPAFVAAEADTVSRPRTLVLTGDAGATDVRFALVRGAGLTLGQAEGTVDSSDPAQAGLTKLVGGLLAGSGGEQAKALAGYGVGYVEVKDPMIAKVRDVLDTTPGLTKLNQEGGAALWQVSGAPVARAVITGGKGQPVPVAAGAHDIYVDIPAGPAGRVLRLAESADSSWQATLDGTPLTATDPVDGWAQGFALPAGGGKLEVTRSTDLLHSGWIAAQLLLGLTVLVLALPGRRNHNDDDLPEDVVAAAALAAQAQAQAPVPGSRRARRMAERGEGETGEEATGVYAAVPAQTGTEPEPGHPGPDQGYAEYPTPQPAGAPYAEQQYGDPYGEQPYAEQYGDPYAQQAYAEPQQYGDPYAQAPQPGQYYDPYSGYPAPEHQQQAWVPGQQPYEQSPYEQQPQGYEQQPGYAPGYDPTQDPEDPYGTGGHPHHHGTGH, encoded by the coding sequence ATGACTGTCCACAGCCACCAGAGCGGCTTCGCCGCCGCCAGGCCTCCCGCCTACCCGCGCCACCTGGTCACCGCGGTGATCGTCTCCCACGACGGCGCCCGCTGGCTGCCGCAGGCCCTGGCCGGCCTGCTCGGCCAGGACCGCCAGGTGCAGCGCATCCTCGCCGTCGACACCGGCTCCACCGACACCTCCCCCCAGCTGCTCCGGGACACCCTCGGCGACTGGTTGCCGGAGAGCGGCCCGCTGGTGCTCGGCCGCCGGGCCGGCTTCGGCAACGCGGTGGGCCAGGCCGTGCAAAGCGCCCCCCCGCTGCGGCCCGAGGACCTCCCGTACAGCCTGGACCCCTCGGGCTACGACCCGGTCACCGGCGGCTGGGACGACTTCGGCGACCCGCTCGGCGCCGAGGACGAACTCGGCCGCAGCGGCCCGCGCGAGACCCGGCCGGTCGAGTGGCTCTGGCTGCTGCACGACGACTGCGAACCGCAGACCGACGCGCTGCGCCGGCTGCTCCAGGTGGCCGACACCACCCCGAGCGCCGCCGTGATCGGCCCCAAGCTGCGCAGCTGGTACGACCGCCGCCAGCTCCTCGAGGTCGGCGTGACGATCGCCCGCTCCGGCCGGCGCTGGACGGGTCTGGACCGCCGCGAGCAGGACCAGGGCCAGCACGACCAGGTGCGGCCGGTGCTCGCCGTCTCCACCGCGGGCATGCTGGTGCGCCGGGACGTGTTCGAGGAGCTCGGCGGCTTCGACCAGGCGCTCCCGCTGATGCGCGACGACACCGACTTCTGCTGGCGGGTCAACGCCGCCGGCCACCGCGTGGTGGTCGCCCCCGACGCCGTGCTCCGGCACGCCGAGGCGGCCAGCCGCGAGCGCCGCTCGATCGACACCGGCACCACGCACCCGCACCGGGTGGACAAGGCCGGCGCCGTCTTCACCCTGCTCGCCAACTCCAAGGGCTCGCTCTTCCCCTACGTCCTGCTCCGGCTGGTGTTCGGCACCGTCTTCCGGGTGATCGCCGACCTGGTCGGCAAGGACCCGCGCCGGGCCTTCGACGAGCTGGCCGGCCTCGGCCACGAACTCGTCCGGCTGCCCCGGATCCTGGCCGCCCGCAAGCGCCGGGCCCGCACCCGCAGCGGCGACCCGCTCGACGACCGCTCGCTCTTCCCCGCCCCCGGCGCCACCGCCCGGCTCGCGGTCGAACAGGCCGTCAGCTCCCTCGGCATCGGCGGCGGGGGCGACGAATCCGGCGCCGGCCGGCACGGCACCGCCGAGTCCGGCCCCGGCGACGAGGACGCCGACGACCTGGTGATCGAGCAGTTCGCACTGCTCAAGAAGCTCGCCCGGCGCCCGGCCCCGCTGCTCTTCACCGCCCTGCTGGTCTTCGCCCTGTTCGCCTGCCGCGGCCTGCTCGGTAGCGGCGACCTGCTCGGCGGCGCGCTGCTGCCCGCCTCCGAGGGCGCCTCCGGCCTCTGGCGGATGTACGCCGAGGGCTGGCACCCCGTCGGCACCGGCTCCACCGCCGGCTCCCCGCCGTACCTGGCCGTGCTCGCCGTGCTCTCCAGCGTGCTGCTCGGCCACGCCGACCTCGCCGTCACCCTGCTGGTGGTGCTCGCCGTGCCGCTCGCGGCCGTCAGCGCCTACCTGGTCTCCCGGCCGCTGATCGAGTCCAAGCTGGTCCGCGCCTGGGCCAGCGCCGCGTACGCGCTGCTGCCCGCCACCGCCGGCGCGCTCGCCCAGGGCCGGATCGGCACCCTGGTGCTGGCCGTGCTGCTGCCGCCGCTGGCCCGCGCCGCCGCGGTCACCGCCGGCCTCGGCATCCGCGCCGAGACCGCCGCCCGGGGCGGCCGCCCCGGCTGGCGGTCCACCTGGATGACCGTGCTGATGCTCACCGTCTGTACCGCGTTCGTGCCGCTCACCTGGGCCATCGCGGTGCCGCTCTCGCTGGCCGCGCTGGCCCACGCGGTGCTGCGTGGCGGGGCCTTCGGCTCCGGCGCCGAGGCCGTCCGGCTGCTCGGCCTGCGCGTGCTGGTGATCCTCGGGGTGCCCGTGCTGGTGCTCGCCCCCTGGTCGCTGGGCGTGCTCTCCCACCCCTCCCGACTGCTGCTGGAGGCCGGGCTGCCCGGCCTGACCGGCTCGCCCGCCACCGCCGCCGGCCTGGTGCTGGTCAACCCCGGCGGCGCCGGGGTGCCGCCGGTCTGGCTCTCCGCCGGCGTGGTGCTGGCCGCGCTCGCCGCGCTGCTGCGCGCCGACCGCCGCCGCGCGGTGCTCGCCGCCTGGGGCGCCGCCGGGGCCGGCCTGCTCTTCGCGGTGGCCGTGGCCGGCACCGCCGTCACCCCCGCCTCCGGCGGCCCGGCCGAGCCCGCCTGGGCCGGCCCGGCCACCCTGCTGGCCGGTGTCGCGCTGCTCGCTGCCGCGGCGATCGGCGCCGACGGCGCCAACGCCCGCGTCGCCGGGATCTCCTTCGGCTGGCGCCAGCCGGTGGCCGCCGTGATCGTGGCCGGGGCCGTGCTGGCCCCGTTCGGCACCGCCGTCTGGTGGGCCGTCACCGGGGCGGCCGGCCCGCTGGGCCGCTCCACCGAGGCCCAGGTGCCCGCCTTCGTCGCCGCCGAGGCCGACACCGTCTCCCGCCCCCGCACCCTGGTGCTCACCGGCGACGCCGGCGCCACCGACGTGCGCTTCGCCCTGGTCCGGGGCGCCGGTCTGACGCTCGGCCAGGCCGAGGGCACCGTGGACAGCTCCGACCCGGCCCAGGCCGGGCTGACCAAGCTGGTCGGCGGGCTGCTCGCGGGCTCCGGCGGCGAGCAGGCCAAGGCGCTGGCCGGGTACGGCGTGGGCTACGTCGAGGTCAAGGACCCGATGATCGCCAAGGTGCGGGACGTGCTCGACACCACCCCGGGCCTCACCAAGCTCAACCAGGAGGGCGGCGCCGCCCTCTGGCAGGTCAGCGGCGCCCCCGTCGCCCGGGCCGTGATCACCGGCGGCAAGGGCCAGCCGGTGCCGGTGGCCGCCGGGGCGCACGACATCTACGTGGACATCCCGGCCGGCCCGGCCGGCCGGGTGCTGCGGCTGGCCGAGAGCGCGGACAGCTCCTGGCAGGCCACCCTGGACGGCACCCCGCTGACGGCCACCGACCCGGTGGACGGCTGGGCCCAGGGCTTCGCCCTGCCGGCCGGCGGCGGCAAGCTGGAGGTCACCCGCAGCACCGACCTGCTGCACAGCGGGTGGATCGCCGCCCAACTGCTGCTCGGCCTCACCGTGCTGGTGCTTGCCCTGCCCGGCCGGCGCAACCACAACGACGACGACCTCCCCGAGGACGTGGTCGCCGCCGCCGCACTGGCCGCCCAGGCGCAGGCCCAGGCCCCGGTGCCCGGCAGCCGCCGGGCCCGCCGGATGGCCGAGCGCGGCGAGGGCGAGACCGGCGAGGAGGCCACCGGCGTCTACGCCGCCGTGCCGGCCCAGACCGGCACCGAGCCCGAGCCCGGCCACCCCGGCCCGGACCAGGGCTACGCCGAGTACCCGACCCCCCAGCCGGCCGGCGCCCCCTACGCGGAGCAGCAGTACGGCGACCCGTACGGCGAGCAGCCGTACGCCGAGCAGTACGGCGACCCGTACGCCCAGCAGGCCTACGCCGAGCCGCAGCAGTACGGCGACCCGTACGCGCAGGCCCCGCAGCCCGGCCAGTACTACGACCCGTACTCCGGCTACCCGGCCCCCGAGCACCAGCAGCAGGCCTGGGTGCCCGGCCAGCAGCCGTACGAGCAGTCCCCGTACGAGCAGCAGCCGCAGGGCTACGAGCAGCAGCCGGGCTACGCCCCCGGTTACGACCCGACGCAGGACCCCGAGGACCCGTACGGCACCGGCGGTCACCCGCACCACCACGGAACGGGGCACTGA
- a CDS encoding DNA-3-methyladenine glycosylase, with amino-acid sequence MTADLTGAAVRRWRPGYPLDLARTLLPLRRGPGDPSYRRAGDGSLWRASRTPAGVGTLRLRMVDGEVEAAAWGPGAEWLLERVPQWLGAADEPEALVLPPGPLREAQRSFADVRLPRTGLVLESLVPAILEQKVTTAEAYRSYRELLLRFGTVAPGPEAAAGLRVALSAREWALLPSWEWHRAGVDPKRSATVVRAARLAARLEEASGFDHEAAFARLTAVPGIGIWTAAETLQRSNGDADAVSVGDFHLPNLVGWALAGRVRSDDAQMMELLEPYRPHRYRVCRLLALAGAHAPRFGARLAPNDHRGR; translated from the coding sequence GTGACTGCAGATCTGACGGGGGCGGCCGTGCGGCGGTGGCGGCCGGGGTATCCGTTGGACCTGGCCCGGACGCTGCTGCCGCTGCGGCGCGGGCCGGGTGATCCCTCGTACCGGAGGGCCGGGGACGGTTCGCTCTGGCGTGCCTCGCGGACGCCGGCCGGGGTGGGCACCCTGCGGTTGCGGATGGTCGACGGTGAGGTGGAGGCCGCCGCCTGGGGCCCCGGTGCGGAGTGGCTGCTCGAACGGGTGCCGCAGTGGCTCGGGGCCGCCGACGAGCCCGAGGCACTGGTGCTGCCGCCCGGGCCGCTCCGCGAGGCGCAGCGGAGTTTCGCCGACGTACGGCTGCCCCGGACTGGGCTGGTGCTCGAATCGCTGGTGCCCGCGATCCTGGAGCAGAAGGTCACCACGGCGGAGGCGTACCGCTCCTACCGGGAGCTGCTGCTCCGCTTCGGCACCGTCGCGCCGGGGCCGGAGGCGGCGGCGGGCCTGCGGGTCGCGCTCTCCGCGCGGGAGTGGGCCCTGCTGCCGAGTTGGGAGTGGCACCGAGCCGGGGTCGACCCCAAGCGTTCGGCCACCGTGGTCCGGGCCGCCCGGCTGGCCGCGCGGCTGGAGGAGGCGTCGGGTTTCGACCACGAGGCGGCCTTCGCCCGGCTGACCGCCGTGCCCGGGATCGGGATCTGGACCGCGGCCGAGACCCTGCAGCGCAGCAACGGCGACGCCGACGCCGTGTCGGTGGGTGACTTCCACCTGCCCAACCTGGTCGGCTGGGCCCTCGCCGGGCGGGTCCGGAGCGACGACGCCCAGATGATGGAGCTGCTGGAGCCGTACCGGCCGCACCGCTACCGCGTCTGCCGCCTACTGGCGCTGGCCGGGGCACATGCCCCGCGGTTCGGCGCCCGGCTCGCTCCGAATGATCACCGTGGGCGCTAG
- a CDS encoding peptidoglycan recognition protein, with protein MRLSRYAAPGAALAVCAALAAPPATAHPALASGVRTLPLAAEARELTPSDTTPFALIGVSWDDPAQAPAGVEVRTRSTATGHWSAWRPLQLDSEDRPDGPRGRGSTAPLWVGPSDGVALRVLGPRPAGLRAELVDPGRSPSHRSTTEQGIVTRAGWGADESLREPELGYTGPVRVVFIHHTDTGNDYACSDAPALIRAIYQYHVKTNGWRDIGYNFLVDRCGTVYEGRAGGIDKPVLGAHTLGFNTDSAGIAALGTYVSAPVPQPQADALARTAAWKLAFAHQPPSGTATLTSASDGSRYKKGTAVSFNAISGHRDAFNTECPGDVLYAALPALRG; from the coding sequence ATGCGCCTCTCCCGGTACGCCGCCCCCGGCGCCGCGCTGGCCGTCTGCGCGGCCCTCGCCGCCCCGCCCGCCACCGCCCACCCTGCCCTCGCCAGCGGCGTCCGCACCCTCCCGCTGGCCGCGGAGGCCCGGGAGTTGACGCCCAGTGACACCACGCCCTTCGCCCTGATCGGCGTCAGCTGGGACGACCCGGCCCAGGCCCCCGCCGGCGTGGAGGTCCGCACCCGCTCCACCGCCACCGGCCACTGGAGCGCCTGGCGCCCGCTGCAGCTCGACTCGGAGGACCGCCCCGACGGCCCCCGCGGTCGCGGCAGCACCGCCCCGCTCTGGGTCGGCCCCAGTGACGGCGTGGCCCTGCGGGTCCTCGGCCCCCGCCCGGCCGGCCTCCGCGCCGAACTGGTCGACCCCGGCCGCTCCCCGTCCCACCGCTCCACCACCGAACAGGGCATCGTCACCCGCGCGGGCTGGGGCGCCGACGAATCCCTCCGCGAACCCGAGCTCGGCTACACCGGCCCCGTCCGGGTCGTCTTCATCCACCACACCGACACCGGCAACGACTACGCCTGCTCGGACGCACCCGCCCTGATCAGGGCGATCTACCAGTACCACGTCAAGACCAACGGCTGGCGCGACATCGGCTACAACTTCCTGGTCGACCGCTGCGGCACCGTCTACGAGGGCCGCGCCGGCGGCATCGACAAGCCCGTCCTGGGCGCCCACACCCTCGGCTTCAACACCGACTCCGCCGGCATCGCCGCCCTCGGCACCTACGTCTCCGCCCCCGTCCCCCAACCCCAGGCCGACGCCCTCGCCCGCACCGCCGCCTGGAAACTCGCCTTCGCCCACCAGCCGCCCTCCGGCACCGCCACCCTCACCTCCGCCTCCGACGGCAGCCGCTACAAGAAGGGCACGGCCGTCTCCTTCAACGCGATCTCCGGCCACCGCGACGCTTTCAACACCGAGTGCCCCGGTGACGTCCTCTACGCGGCGCTGCCCGCGCTCCGGGGCTGA
- a CDS encoding coenzyme F420-0:L-glutamate ligase — protein MARADGVGAGRGCAELTGLQVVPVLGLPEVVAGDDLAELIAKADEYRDGDVLLVTSKILSKAEGRLVQAEDREAAIDAEAVRVVARRGRTRIVENRNGLVMAAAGVDASNTPPGTVLLLPEDPDASARALRAGLQRLTGRRLAVVVTDTFGRPWRNGLTDVAIGAAGLRVLDDHRGRRDSHGNELVLTVTATADELAAAGDLVKGKATGTPVAVVRGLAGAVTEEDGPGAAALVRPSADDLFRLGTSEAVREAVTLRRTVRSFTPEPVDPGAVRRAVAAAVTAPAPHHTTPWRFVLVESAEVRTRLLDAMLDAWRRDLAELDGWDEAKIARRTARGEVLRGAPYLVVPCLVMDGSHTYPDARRAAAEREMFVVAAGAGVQNLLVALAGEGYGSAWVSSTMFCRDTVRAALDLPAGWDPMGAVAVGRPAEPAAARAPRGVEAFIEVR, from the coding sequence GTGGCCAGGGCCGACGGTGTGGGGGCTGGTCGGGGTTGCGCGGAGCTGACCGGGCTTCAGGTGGTGCCGGTGCTCGGGCTGCCGGAGGTGGTGGCCGGGGACGATCTGGCCGAGCTGATCGCCAAGGCCGACGAGTACCGCGACGGTGACGTCCTGCTCGTCACCTCGAAGATCCTGAGCAAGGCCGAGGGCCGGCTGGTGCAGGCCGAGGACCGCGAGGCCGCGATCGACGCCGAGGCCGTGCGGGTGGTGGCCCGGCGCGGGCGGACCCGGATCGTGGAGAACCGGAACGGCCTGGTGATGGCCGCCGCCGGGGTCGACGCCTCCAACACCCCGCCCGGCACCGTGCTGCTGCTGCCCGAGGACCCGGACGCCTCGGCCCGCGCGCTGCGCGCCGGGCTGCAGCGGCTGACCGGCCGTCGGCTCGCCGTGGTGGTCACCGACACCTTCGGCCGCCCCTGGCGCAACGGCCTGACCGACGTGGCGATCGGCGCCGCCGGCCTGCGGGTGCTCGACGACCACCGGGGCCGCCGGGACAGCCACGGCAACGAGCTGGTGCTCACCGTCACCGCCACCGCCGACGAACTGGCCGCCGCCGGCGACCTGGTGAAGGGCAAGGCCACCGGCACGCCCGTCGCCGTGGTCCGGGGCCTGGCCGGCGCCGTCACCGAGGAGGACGGCCCGGGCGCCGCCGCCCTGGTACGGCCCTCGGCCGACGACCTGTTCCGTCTCGGCACCTCCGAGGCCGTCCGGGAGGCCGTCACCCTGCGGCGCACCGTCCGCTCCTTCACCCCCGAGCCGGTCGACCCGGGCGCCGTCCGGCGCGCCGTGGCGGCCGCCGTCACCGCGCCCGCCCCGCACCACACCACGCCCTGGCGGTTCGTGCTGGTGGAGTCCGCGGAGGTGCGGACCCGGCTGCTCGACGCGATGCTCGACGCCTGGCGGCGCGACCTCGCCGAGCTGGACGGTTGGGACGAAGCCAAGATCGCCCGCCGCACCGCCCGGGGCGAGGTGCTGCGCGGAGCGCCGTACCTGGTGGTGCCCTGCCTGGTGATGGACGGCTCGCACACCTACCCCGACGCCCGGCGGGCCGCCGCCGAGCGCGAGATGTTCGTGGTGGCAGCCGGGGCCGGCGTGCAGAACCTGCTGGTCGCGCTGGCCGGGGAGGGCTACGGCTCGGCCTGGGTCTCCTCGACGATGTTCTGCCGCGACACCGTGCGGGCCGCACTCGACCTCCCGGCCGGGTGGGACCCGATGGGCGCGGTCGCCGTGGGGCGGCCGGCCGAACCGGCTGCGGCGCGGGCGCCGCGTGGGGTCGAGGCCTTCATCGAGGTGCGGTGA
- a CDS encoding cupin domain-containing protein, producing the protein MPFIRAHEATVYEIHGATFTSYARPAGGSRSLAAWRGELPPRLVAPAHTVSHEEVFYVLSGRPRLTIDGECADLVAGDAAVAPAGSTLSVENPLDEPARLWVTTEIGLSATLADGTVLTPPWANHPSGAQPRSAGSAA; encoded by the coding sequence ATGCCGTTCATCCGCGCCCACGAGGCCACCGTGTACGAGATCCACGGAGCCACCTTCACCTCCTACGCCCGACCCGCCGGCGGCAGCCGCAGCCTCGCGGCCTGGCGCGGCGAGCTGCCGCCCAGGCTGGTCGCCCCGGCGCACACGGTCAGCCACGAGGAGGTGTTCTACGTGCTCTCCGGCCGCCCGCGCCTGACCATCGACGGCGAGTGCGCCGATCTCGTCGCCGGAGATGCGGCAGTGGCGCCGGCGGGCTCCACCCTCTCGGTCGAGAACCCGCTGGACGAGCCGGCCCGGCTCTGGGTCACCACCGAGATCGGCCTCAGCGCCACCCTGGCCGACGGCACCGTGCTCACTCCGCCGTGGGCCAACCACCCGAGCGGGGCTCAGCCCCGGAGCGCGGGCAGCGCCGCGTAG
- a CDS encoding TIGR03089 family protein, which produces MTAPFAADARTPAELLHAYLRAGASDADPSRPLVTFYDDATGERVELSAKTFDNWVAKTANLLQDELNAGPEDRAALLLPAHWQSAVWLLACWSVGVTAVPWGDPADADLVVSGPDGLEAAQACSGERVALALRPLGGRFPQRPEGFLDYAAEVPGQGDRFAPYSPVHPDAAALETQVDGLPLKLTGRQTVEFAREGAQRLGLTTGSRVLSTLGYQDWSGLEAGLLAPLAAGASVVLCRNSEGLTEEQWEKRLESERVTLRLS; this is translated from the coding sequence ATGACTGCGCCTTTCGCTGCCGACGCCCGCACCCCCGCCGAGCTGCTGCACGCATACCTGCGCGCGGGGGCCTCCGACGCGGACCCCTCCCGTCCCCTCGTGACCTTCTACGACGACGCGACCGGCGAGAGAGTCGAGCTCTCCGCCAAGACCTTCGACAACTGGGTGGCCAAGACCGCCAATCTGCTCCAGGACGAACTCAACGCCGGGCCGGAGGACCGCGCCGCGCTGCTGCTGCCCGCGCACTGGCAGAGCGCGGTCTGGCTGCTGGCCTGCTGGTCGGTCGGCGTCACGGCGGTGCCCTGGGGCGACCCGGCCGACGCCGACCTGGTGGTCAGCGGGCCGGACGGCCTGGAGGCCGCCCAGGCCTGTTCCGGCGAACGGGTGGCGCTGGCGCTCCGTCCGCTGGGCGGGCGCTTCCCGCAGCGGCCCGAGGGCTTCCTCGACTACGCGGCCGAAGTGCCCGGCCAGGGCGACCGGTTCGCGCCGTACTCCCCCGTGCACCCCGACGCCGCCGCCCTGGAGACCCAGGTCGACGGCCTGCCGCTGAAGCTGACGGGCCGCCAGACGGTGGAGTTCGCCCGCGAGGGCGCGCAGCGGCTCGGGCTGACCACCGGCAGCCGGGTGCTCTCCACCCTCGGCTACCAGGACTGGTCGGGGCTGGAGGCCGGGCTGCTCGCGCCGCTGGCCGCCGGCGCCTCGGTGGTGCTCTGCCGCAACTCCGAGGGCCTGACCGAGGAGCAGTGGGAGAAGCGGCTCGAATCCGAACGGGTGACTCTCCGGCTGAGCTGA